TGTATCAATCATGACCGAAGCCGGTCAGTCAACATGCGTACTTATTGACTCAATTGAATCTTAgacaaaaggagaaaaaatgggaaaattatgttttagtGATTCAATTTACAATCTACTCTTATTAAGTCATGTGCACAACACATGATATTTCCATTTGTTCAAACTAACACTGTCCAATAAAAAAGGCACAGTGCTAGTATTTAAAAACCTTGGAGGACAATTTGTTCGATATTCAACCTGAGGGAATTATGTGCAAATCACACGATAGGTTGAGGAGGTAAAGTGTATTAAaccctattttttttaacattattgttttttttttttttttgaaaattcccTTAatgttttatcaaaattaaaggCAACTTTGTGAGTGAGCACAATAAATTACTTGATTGCTTTTGTGGCAATCCCAACTGTCTACCTATCAATACAATTGCTCATCAacttacaaaattcaaattaaattatttataggattttaaattatttttgtcacaCACACATTTACTCCTCAATTATAGGATTATACACTAGTTTggattttaaatcatttctaaAAGTTAATAACCTCATTAAAGAATCTAATGCTTAAGTTTCCCATCGgaattcatttacttattaaaaaaaaaatttaaaatatatttacataagatgagaaatgaaagaTGATTTCTCATTGGACGaaacaaatcaaatgaaatttGATGCATcaatttttcccctttttttttccaacttatcttatattaataatatttgtattaatTTGTTGGCTTGAAAagtttcttcattcattttataaaaatttaataaattaagaatgtATTTGACAGTGTTTCtgcttgaaaatgtttttaggagaatcatttatcatgtattttttaaaaaagtatcataagtgatttttcaataatataagtgatttttcaaaaatttaaaagtgttttctaaattttgtaaaccatctaatttgttttcaaaaacactttttaggctaaaaaaattataaaatcacaaCCAAAAATGGATTCTAAGGTCACTTATAACatcttttagaaaaaactaattCCAAAAACTCCATTTATAacatatgatttattttttttaattagcaATTTTGGGCTTTTGAAACATTAATTATTGCctgatcttaaaaataaaaactaaatttaaacatgaggaaaaaaaaatgtttgatgaAGTGAATAATTAGGCTTTCTACAAGAGTagtgtaattttaaaaaaatcataacataaaaaatacttctaaattTACGACACTTTTTAATTAAGTGTAGAACtcatattttgaaaagacaagtttagtataaaaatgaaatataaaaaagatcaactcattttttgaaaagatgaattcgatacaaaatattttaaactaaaaatagaaTTCGTCATTTGAAAAGGTGAGTTCAatgcagaaaaataaaatcatcttttaaaaaagtcaaattcagtataaaaagtgaatttatttttcGAAAAGACGagtttagcaaaaaaaaaaaaaaacgttgaAAAGTGTCGtatttttataactatattttaataatatttttatttaaaaaaatccgTGAATAATTGGGGTCAAGAAGTTTTAATTAGGCAATCTATACCCCCATACATGATGTTTAGATGAAGATTTTAATTCTGTCTACATCTGTCATGTCCACATTTTTTGGATTGGGTTGGGAtgaatgaaagtaaaaaaaaaatgattattcatTTGAGGATAGGTTTGGGTGGGATGGAATGAATGAAAGTCACAAGACCAAAAGGggatattattaaaataaagcatTTACTTAACTCAATATCAATCAGCGCAAGGCAGTTGGGAAAGCATGGCCATCAGGGTTTAATGTGATTTATCAGTGGTCATAATTGCCTCCACCAAAATTCTGGCCCACATACCAACTTTCTAATACTAAAATTTGGGTGGTTGGATAATGATAGAAATATATCAAACTCCgacataaataatcaaattaaaatacatataagTTGGATAGAAATAGCTAGACTTGTGAACCAATGGTGGAGCCAAAGAGACTTTTGTTAGGGGCACTCGAAGAAAGATGTTATATTATAGTTATCATTTATAAATAGTAAGGTAAAtgattgtattttatattattattattaaaaaattaaataattttaaatattaattataaaaatatattatggtATTAAGAACACTTGAAAaaagttttagattttatataaaaacaaattatcaagaatatttaaaagaaattttctaaagaattaaaaaaatagaaaaattttcaCTAGAAAATTTCagtaattttaatcattttgtagcaaaaacatttaaaattattttaaaaaatcaataatttttgttataaattttgatatttttcaaatgGAAGAGGTGTGTATCTTTAAGTCTCGTTGTCATATAActtgatcttatttatttatatcttatttttatttttggtatttaCATTCAAAAACTTAGATTTTTCTATATACTTTTAATAGTGAAGATTAAGATTTTCATAGATGCCAAATTAAtactttaactttttttttaaataactaattATAAGATAGTTgaaagtaaagtttttttttacttaaaacttatatttcaaataattaataatataataaatcattaaaacaCTCTCAACTTAATGGCTAAATTGTTTTCGATTTACATTATATTCCTACTtccaagtaaaaatataaatcatattcacattatttatttttatttttatttttattttttattttattttattgatgttGCTAAGCCTACACCAAAAAGCACTGATCCCTCTCTAAAATATCTGCCAGCCATAATTAAGCCGAAGAAGATTTGCAACCATATGCATGAAACTCTCATTAGTCAACTCTCGAGTCTCCTGAACTCACAAGGTgatcaaacataatatttttcatgcacGCCATAAAGACTCTTCTTTTCCACTCAGTAATGTCCACTTCTTTACCGCTTTCAGTCTCCATCACCTCCTACATCACTCCATGCCCATCAATCTTATCTACTCATCATTTCATCCCTGTTGAAGCCTCGCGTCACCGGGGCCACTGCAGCTACCAGTGGGCGCGCCTCCTCAACTGAAGATGGTACCCGCTTCAATCAACCTGTAAAAGATGTCTGGACAGGGGGTCCGGACACActctccgatggttttgttagccttTATCTCTAAcattttttctattctctcttgggttctcctctttTGGGTAAAAACGCTTACCTTCTTTCATTGTGTGAGGGTCTTTTATAGTGTGAGGAGCTTTGTCCCccttaatggtgggaagacttttttgCTTGTCACGATGGTGCTAAGGTGGTGGCAGAGCATCATTGCCTTGCAGGCGGCTGTCAGAAATTATGGGAGGGATGACTTGCCGTCATCCCCGTCTTTTCGTTCTGCAGGCGACGGAGTGTAGGCTGTGACAGGTTGCCTGAAGTGACTCAGGAGAGTCCTGTCGAGCATGCTTTTAGTAGTATAGACAATTATGACCCGCGTTTCACGGCCAAAGCTTTTAGTTAAGACGCTAGCACTGGGTCCGAACAAGACGTCCGGATAAGAGAGTGGGGTCATCCGGATGACGAGTTTAAGAATGTCGCATGCCCCCTTAGGGAATCCGCCCTGAGGGAATCCGGACAGAGAGTTGAAGTGCCACGTGTCCCATGGAGGAATGCTCTGCGGGGTTGCCACGTGTGCGTTTGGGGGTGGTCCCTACAATCCCCACCTTCTCTAGCATGTTGATCTCATCGGTTGAATTTCAGCTTTCCAGACTTATTATAAAGGGGGGCTTGGAGTCTTTATTCTGAGGAGTTTTGGTGGGTGACAATGGCTGCAGCATTGGCTGGGGATGATCTAGCAAGGTCCATGAGCAGCAGGCGTAAAAGTTTAGGGTCTGGAAGTAGGCGAAGTTGGGCTTCTGCGAGTATTCGTGAGGTGGTGTCAGCACATGGTGATGTTTTTCAGAGtaggagagaggatgatgaggaAGAGTTGAAGTGGGCGGCCATTGAAAGGCTTCCAACCTTTGAGCGGTTGAGGAAGGGGATGCTTAAGCAAGTTTTGGATGATGGGAAGGTTGTCCATGAAGAAGTTGACTTCACCAATCTTGGTATGCAGGAGAGGAAGCATCTCATAGAGAGTATACTTAAGGTTGTAGAAGAAGATAATGAGAAGTTCCTTCTCAGGCTCAGGGAAAGGACTGATAGGTCactcttctctctttcttcccATGAAGTTCACCCTGTTGGTCATGTGTTTTTTTGCTTTTGGCTTTGCCCCGGTTGAATTTGTTACCAGAAAAGTTTTATGAAACGTAACATCTGTTTGCTCAACAGGGTTGGGGTTGAGATACCAAAAATCGAAGTCCGGTTTGAGCATTTATCAGTGGAAGGAGACGCATATGTTGGAACCAGGGCACTTCCTACTCTGCTCAATTCTACCATGAACTTCATAGAGGTAGTTTGTTCTGTTTGtccctttgtttttcttcttcccttttgcATGGTGATTCTTGATTTTCCCTTTCAGCAAATTATGATGAATGAATTCAATCTCCTGACAATGTTTTTGGGAGATGTTTGCTTCAATTCAGTAGACTGTTGGAATTTGTAGAGATGAATGAAGTATGATTGTGTTTATTTGTTCTCGTGAACAGGGAATACTTGGACTGATTAGGCTTTCCCCATCTAAGAAAAGGGTAGTCAAGATACTAAAAGATGTGAGTGGGATCGTGAAACCATCAAGGTAAATGTATTCCAATTTTGGAGGTACCATTCAATCAAACATGTTGCCCTTAACACAAATCTCCTGAATGATGTCTTTAGATAATTTGATTGACGCATATTCTGGGAAAATTTAATAGGATAACAAAAATTTTTCCCATTAAGTGCACTTCCTTTCTTTGCTGGtttcttgatttgcttttgtGTTTTGCAGAATGACTCTGCTTCTGGGACCTCCAGCCTCAGGGAAAACTACCCTGCTGCAGGCGCTTGCTGGGAAGATGGACAAAGGTCTAAGGGTATGTTGTCCCCACACCCCCAACTTACATTctgacaaatatttttatccaattCGATCCTTCACTGTGTCATTGTTATTTCCTTCCCAAGTTTCATCCCATGTCCTCAGACTGTTCTTGAATTATGAATTATTTAGTGATGGTGGTAGTCCCCGATTCCTGAACTCATTGCTCTGTTGTGTGCGGTGTTTATGGACAGATGGAAGGAAAAATCACATACTGTGGTCATGAATTATCAGAGTTTGTTCCTCAGAGAACATGTGCTTACATTAGCCAGCATGATCTGCACCATGGTGAGATGACAGTTAGGGAAACGTTGGACTTCTCAGGACGATGTTTGGGAGTTGGAACCAGATATGAACTACTAGCTGAATTGTCAAGACGAGAAAAAGAAGCTGGAATTAAGCCAGATCCTGAGATAGATGCATTCATGAAAGCAACAGCAATGGCAGGCCAAGAAACTAGTTTGGTTACAGATTATGTGCTCAAGGTTTGCACCTCCATTTCCATTTGGTGCCTGGCCTATTAGTTACATTCCCAAGCTTTGCGTTCTTTGACATTGTCTGTGTAACAGATACTGGGATTAGATATCTGCGCTGACATTATGGTGGGAGATGATATGAGAAGGGGCATTTCTGGTGGAGAAAAGAAGCGTGTTACTACCGGTATGTGCCCCATTTCCATTGATTATGTCCTATATCAATTGTTTCTTTCAACTTAGTGGTAAAGCATTTGCCTTCAATTTGAATTGAGCTACTGATCAATTATGAATTGTCTGCTTTCTGAGGAGTCCTTGTTCttaagatttttaatatttgacaACAGCCTAATTTGACTGATGAAACTGAATGCAGGAGAAATGTTGGTTGGACCAGCAAAGGCTCTTTTCATGGATGAAATATCAACTGGTCTGGACAGTTCCACCACTTTTCAGATTGTCAAGTTTATGAGGCAGATGGTTCATATCATGGAAGTAACCATGATAATCTCTCTTCTCCAACCTGCACCTGAAACTTATGATCTTTTTGATGCCATTATCTTACTATGTGAGGGCCAAATTGTGTACCAAGGTCCCCGTGAAAACATCCTTGAATTCTTTGAAAGCATAGGCTTCAAATGCCCGGAAAGAAAAGGAGTTGCAGACTTCTTGCAAGAGGTGACTTCCAGAAAGGACCAAGAACAATACTGGTTCAGAAAGAATGAACCTTACAGATATATCTCGGTGCCCGAGTTTGTGCAACACTTCAACTCTTTCCACATTGGCCAGAAGCTTTCAGACGACCTTGGAATCCCTTACGATAGGAGCAGAACCCATCCTGCAGCATTGGTGACAGAAAAGTATGGAATCTCCAACTGGGAACTCTTCAAGGCATGCTTTGCTAGGGAGTGGCTATTAATGAAGCGCAACTCTTTTATATACATATTCAAGACTACCCAGATTACGATCATGTCAGTAATTGCCATGACAGTGTTCTTCAGAACAGAAATGAAGCATGGCCAACTGCAAGATGGAGTAAAATTCTATGGGGCTCTGTTTTATAGTCTCATAAATGTAATGTTTAACGGACTGGCAGAACTTGCATTGACTATTTTCAGGCTCCCAGTGTTTTTTAAGCAGAGGGATTTCTTGTTTTACCCGGCATGGGCTTTTGCACTACCAATTTGGGTCCTTAGGATCCCCTTGTCACTGATGGAGTCATGCATATGGATCATTCTCACGTATTACACTATTGGGTATGCCCCTGCTGCTAGTAGGTATGTGAATGGACCTCCATTCTTCCTTACTTGTGTTTTAGCTTTCACAAATGGAACTATGACAACCCAAGACTTGGAATAATGCTCAGGTTTTTCCGTCAATTACTGGCATTCTTTGTCGTGCATCAGATGGCCCTATCTCTTTTCCGCTTCATTGCAGCACTTGGAAGAACACTGATTGTGGCCAACACTCTTGCCACCTTTACATTGCTATTGGTTTCTGTTCTGGGTGGATTCGTTGTGTCCAAAGGTCAGTATTTTGTGTCTTTTTGCTATGCAGTGAGCTGATTGTTTTTGCAACACTGATGACTTATTTCAAATGGAAAGGGAGAGGGGCACTCTTTATGTGATTGTATTATATGATTGATAATGTAATAAACCATTTGTTTCTCCTTCTTCCTTAGATGATATTAAACCATGGATGATATGGGGATATTATGCTTCTCCAATGATGTATGGGCAAAATGCCCTTGTCATCAATGAATTTCTTGATGACAGATGGAGCGCGGTAAGGTTTCCTAGGAGCTTTTGAATGGTTGTTCTCACTTTGTTTTAGCTTGGGCATTTCTGCCTTCATTACTTGGTCTGTCTTTGTATACACTACTCGGTTTTTGGCACAGCCCAACATCTATACAAGAATTCCAGAACCCACAGTTGGAAAAGCTCTTCTCAAGGCAAGAGGCATGTTTGTGGATAGCTATTGGTATTGGATTTCTGTTGGTGCACTCCTGGGGTTTTCTCTGCTCTTCAATATCTGTTTCATTGCAGCTCTGACATATTTGGACCGTAAGTTATTGCTTATACTAaccttcattttcctttttccttcccTCCAAAGGTTTTGGTCATGGAATTATCATCCATCAGTCAGAACTAggtattatttaaataagattCTAGTTTTGACAATTTTCTGAAACTCAAATGCAGCTCTGGGAGACTCAAAATCTGTCATTATTGATGAGGATAATGAAGAAAAGAGTGAGAAGCAGTTTTACTCTAACAAACAGCATGATCTGACCACCCCAGAAAGAAATTCAGCATCTACTGCCCCAATGTCTGAAGGTTCAAGATTTTACCTACTTTGATCTCCTCTGgtttttggttgtttgtttGTCTTCTAGCgtttctatatattttattaaccaAGCATTAGGTCCATATACAGGTTCCATTCAACAATCATTCAATATCTAGTTTTTCCTTTGAATCAACTCCCCTCTGATCGCCACCTTACGGTgttcattttcaataaactgAGTAGTTTATCAATGCTGAAAACCAGTAGCATGATAGCCTAAAACTCAAGCCTAACAAAGTGGTGGATATTAAGAGAGATTTCAAAACGTTAGGACAAAAAGGATAAGTTTCGAGATCTATTTCTTCTGAAACATGCTGCAAATTTTCCTTTGCAGAGAGGAAAAGATGTTGCTATTAACAATGTTTCATCAACTATTATGTTGCTACAATTTCTGAACTTGCTCTTGGGAAATAATATTGCATAATACTTGCTTCTTGCTATTGGTTCTCCTTCTCTAGGAGACACCAGCTTTTTACCTGACCCTCACAAAATTCTTGTTGATCACTTCTTGAAGAGGCTAGTGATACTAGACATTACAAATAACATGAACATCAGATTTTCTTTATCTGGTAGCTGATATTAGGTCTATGGTAACAGGTATTGATATGGAAGTAAGGAACACTAGAGAAAACACCAAAGCAGTTGGCAAAGATGCAAATCATGCACCTACTAAAAGGGGAATGGTGTTGCCCTTCCAGCCCTTATCGCTTGCATTTGAGCATGTGAATTACTATGTTGATATGCCTGCTGTAAGTAACTTGTTTTGAGTACTCAGACACACAAGTGAGACTAATATATAGGTTAGGATATGATCTTGATCTAGAGCTTTGAAACTTTTTTATGGATTCAATCACAGGGAATGAAGAGCCAAGGAATTGAAGCGGATCATCTCCAACTGCTGCGGGATGCTAGCGGTGCTTTCAGGCCAGGTATTTTAATGGCATTAGTTGGTGTTAGTGGTGCTGGAAAGACCACTTTGATGGATGTGTTAGCAGGAAGGAAAACTAGTGGGTACATTGAAGGAAGTATCAGCATTTCTGGTTACCCCAAAAACCAAGCAACTTTTGCTCGTATTAGTGGTTACTGTGAGCAGACTGATATACATTCTCCAAATGTAACTGTTTATGAATCTCTTGTTTACTCTGCCTGGCTGCGCCTTGCTCCGGATGTCAAAAAGGAAACAAGGCAGGCATGTCCTCTTGTCAAATGAAcgatttttcttttagttcacCCTCTTACAAGCTATATTCAtcagttgtttttttttgttccttctgTGTTATAGGTGTTTGTTGAGGAAGTAATAGATTTGGTTGAGCTTCACCCCCTGAGGAATGCTTTGGTTGGCCTTCCGGGAATAGATGGGCTTTCAACAGAACAGAGGAAGAGGCTGACAGTAGCTGTAGAATTAGTTGCTAACCCCTCCATCATCTTCATGGATGAACCAACGACAGGCCTTGATGCTAGAGCAGCTGCAGTTGTTATGCGTACAGTTAGAAACACGGTGGATACAGGGCGGACTGTTGTCTGCACCATTCACCAGCCAAGCATAGACATCTTTGAAGCTTTTGATGAGGTATTTCTTAGTTTCATGGTTTTGTATCTAATACTTCTTAGTGGTATGATTATCATGGAGTCACCAGTCCTTTCTTCAACCCAACATCATTTTTGCCTGCAGCTACTGCTGATGAAGAGAGGAGGACAAATCATTTATGCTGGACCTCTTGGTCGCAATTCTCACAAGCTTGTAGAGTACTTTGAAGTAAGCATTATTCATCTTCTGTGAACTTGCTCCATCTCCATTGCTATACTTATAAGGAGTGTGTCATGATCAAATCCATAACTTGCTGCAGGCTGTCCGGGGAATTCCTAAAATCAGAGATGGTCAAAATCCTGCTACATGGATGATGGAAGTCAGCTCTGCTGCAGTTGAGGCTCAACTTGGTGTGGATTTGGCGGAAATTTATGCTAAATCTGAACTCTATCAGTAAGTGGATTATGATTCCTTGGAACTCCATCTTTCTGCCTCAATTCTTTTTCCAATGACTTATTACACTCCCCCCTTTCTTGCAGGAGGAATCAGGAACTCATCAAAGAGCTGAGCATACCATCACCAGGATCCAAAGACCT
This DNA window, taken from Vitis riparia cultivar Riparia Gloire de Montpellier isolate 1030 chromosome 13, EGFV_Vit.rip_1.0, whole genome shotgun sequence, encodes the following:
- the LOC117927546 gene encoding pleiotropic drug resistance protein 2-like; translation: MAAALAGDDLARSMSSRRKSLGSGSRRSWASASIREVVSAHGDVFQSRREDDEEELKWAAIERLPTFERLRKGMLKQVLDDGKVVHEEVDFTNLGMQERKHLIESILKVVEEDNEKFLLRLRERTDRVGVEIPKIEVRFEHLSVEGDAYVGTRALPTLLNSTMNFIEGILGLIRLSPSKKRVVKILKDVSGIVKPSRMTLLLGPPASGKTTLLQALAGKMDKGLRMEGKITYCGHELSEFVPQRTCAYISQHDLHHGEMTVRETLDFSGRCLGVGTRYELLAELSRREKEAGIKPDPEIDAFMKATAMAGQETSLVTDYVLKILGLDICADIMVGDDMRRGISGGEKKRVTTGEMLVGPAKALFMDEISTGLDSSTTFQIVKFMRQMVHIMEVTMIISLLQPAPETYDLFDAIILLCEGQIVYQGPRENILEFFESIGFKCPERKGVADFLQEVTSRKDQEQYWFRKNEPYRYISVPEFVQHFNSFHIGQKLSDDLGIPYDRSRTHPAALVTEKYGISNWELFKACFAREWLLMKRNSFIYIFKTTQITIMSVIAMTVFFRTEMKHGQLQDGVKFYGALFYSLINVMFNGLAELALTIFRLPVFFKQRDFLFYPAWAFALPIWVLRIPLSLMESCIWIILTYYTIGYAPAASRFFRQLLAFFVVHQMALSLFRFIAALGRTLIVANTLATFTLLLVSVLGGFVVSKDDIKPWMIWGYYASPMMYGQNALVINEFLDDRWSAPNIYTRIPEPTVGKALLKARGMFVDSYWYWISVGALLGFSLLFNICFIAALTYLDPLGDSKSVIIDEDNEEKSEKQFYSNKQHDLTTPERNSASTAPMSEGIDMEVRNTRENTKAVGKDANHAPTKRGMVLPFQPLSLAFEHVNYYVDMPAGMKSQGIEADHLQLLRDASGAFRPGILMALVGVSGAGKTTLMDVLAGRKTSGYIEGSISISGYPKNQATFARISGYCEQTDIHSPNVTVYESLVYSAWLRLAPDVKKETRQVFVEEVIDLVELHPLRNALVGLPGIDGLSTEQRKRLTVAVELVANPSIIFMDEPTTGLDARAAAVVMRTVRNTVDTGRTVVCTIHQPSIDIFEAFDELLLMKRGGQIIYAGPLGRNSHKLVEYFEAVRGIPKIRDGQNPATWMMEVSSAAVEAQLGVDLAEIYAKSELYQRNQELIKELSIPSPGSKDLHFPTKYSQSFITQCKACFWKQHWSYWRNPSYNALRFFLTIIIGVLFGLIFWNEGEKTDKEQDLINLLGAMFAAVFFLGATNAASVQPIVAIERTVFYRERAAGMYSALPYAFAQVAIEAIYITIQTFVYTLLLYSMMGFYWRVDKFLWFYYYLLMCFIYFTLYGMMIVALTPNHQIAAILMSFFLSFWNLFSGFLIPRMQIPIWWRWYYWASPVAWTIYGLVTSQVGDKEDPVQVPGADDMSVKQYLKEALGFEYDFLRAVALAHIGWVLLFLFVFAYGIKFLNFQRR